One window of Sphingomonas sp. KC8 genomic DNA carries:
- a CDS encoding Bbp19 family protein, whose amino-acid sequence MQPDDFYARVREVTAQGKARLRELLRLRRTHWAYSTTFLSDRAEPSPHAAVVLADIARFCRADETCFDADPRTHALLEGRREVWLRIQAALKLDRAAIERLIKLNQEDVETDDE is encoded by the coding sequence ATGCAGCCTGATGATTTCTATGCCCGGGTGCGCGAGGTTACTGCCCAGGGAAAGGCCCGCCTGCGCGAGCTGCTGCGCTTGCGGCGTACCCATTGGGCCTATTCGACCACGTTTCTGAGCGATCGGGCGGAACCGTCCCCGCATGCGGCCGTGGTGCTCGCCGATATCGCCCGTTTCTGCCGCGCTGATGAAACCTGTTTTGACGCGGATCCGCGCACGCACGCTTTGCTCGAGGGGCGGCGCGAGGTGTGGTTGCGGATCCAGGCGGCGCTCAAGCTCGATCGCGCGGCGATCGAACGATTGATCAAGCTCAACCAGGAAGATGTGGAGACCGATGATGAGTGA
- a CDS encoding zeta toxin family protein, translated as MNGREDLIDLPGGSWQASPLTTPAAPPMPSLFEAAREGWRSGMAGPGILNGAYAKAAALDELKAGLEAGGYADQVSAIDRRRYGRRDPADIRSDAERDNERTDALLRLAGEARARNPKLVPAFAGVTDRIGLDAMVAQRRRATVAQSDAVYERTGGGGALAWWGGALASGVTDPLSWVPFGGGAARGVSFGRQIFNTAARQGLGNAGLQLLAEPLIARDAKSIGMDWGAKEIALDVGMAGLLGSVLGGGAEAVGGGLRVLNGQPAAREVLDAAYVVERDEWARSSSPFAATDEGAAAHGESLKAALAALEGDAPPVATVAAPLAAPRGLAQSSGTDAVKARIRHFESGGKDDARNPMPGQTAAGRYQFIDDTWLGLHKQVFGETGQSPAQIIAQKMDPAVQERLMDAALGNYTAAFERAGVAPTDGGLYLMHFLGPNKALEVLRSAPGTPMASLMSKGAIDANPGLLRGKTAGDVVAEMDRRMAGPRGAGVPTAMPGMTADRYRPGELTTDAVAMQYKAGGDVDGVTERLRGVKQWNPLLSGKVIVWEDAAGRRVVADGHQRLGLAKRAQAADPAADIWLDAITLREADGVTADQARVWAALKNIAEGSGTSVDAAKVLREAGEMFELPPGGIVRDARALARLGDEPFGAVINDVITAEQGAAIGRVLPDDEAAQLAMVDLLAATNPTTALQAETIVRQAVLDGFAKAEARAQLTMFGDADRLQTLFVQRARVLEDARRALKRDKTTFRNLVDNARRIEDTGNVLARGANAERLSDADRAIQLITTLANRDGPVRDALLAAVRLYPSANRRAAAVRQFLDGIGDLDLHAVARGMGESAGDGRFPDGAGRGSDVGEEARGLGDERAEEPGEAFLDFDGGASRAGLDDPHGPKAAELTQLIEHDVRRMAAAEARHPQTDETLGAAQQRMADLLAQFPGRDGRAPGTINIPGATLDATGKSRNDIRAAIVDMLLAGDDVARDRVAHIVLGPPASGKSSFADPLAAAERARIIDSDAAKVMLPEFEDGIGAMAVHEESAALAAQARREAMERGDNMVLPLVGRTASGIDAAVQELAQKGYRVYVHLVDLPNDQAVSRAIARFEQTGRLVDPDYIRAVGDTPKATFEQIVHERGKELAGYVHVSNDVPEGTAPRIVAASDQELALRLGGDRGSGGGNGAQGGGGQSGGDPRGNLRENLPVDPNVAALARQRAALGAEAPLRPTTDQAGHHDLPMFESVEQPALFAIGETVRDGERTPDLRSSEDVLAEFDADEAAIAAAKDCLL; from the coding sequence GTGAACGGCCGCGAGGATCTGATCGACCTGCCAGGGGGAAGCTGGCAGGCGTCACCGCTGACGACGCCAGCGGCGCCACCGATGCCGAGCCTGTTCGAGGCCGCGCGCGAAGGCTGGCGATCGGGCATGGCCGGTCCTGGCATCCTCAATGGGGCTTATGCCAAAGCTGCCGCGCTCGATGAGCTGAAGGCCGGTCTTGAGGCCGGCGGCTATGCTGATCAGGTAAGCGCAATCGATCGGCGTCGATATGGCCGGCGCGATCCTGCCGATATCCGTTCGGATGCCGAACGGGATAATGAGCGCACCGATGCGCTGCTGCGCCTGGCGGGCGAGGCACGCGCGCGCAATCCCAAGCTGGTGCCTGCGTTCGCGGGCGTCACTGACCGGATCGGGCTGGATGCGATGGTGGCGCAGCGCCGGCGCGCGACCGTCGCCCAATCGGACGCGGTCTATGAACGTACGGGCGGCGGCGGGGCATTGGCCTGGTGGGGCGGGGCGCTGGCCAGTGGCGTTACCGATCCACTGTCCTGGGTACCCTTTGGCGGCGGTGCAGCTCGCGGTGTATCGTTCGGCCGCCAGATATTCAACACAGCCGCGCGGCAAGGTCTTGGGAATGCTGGCTTGCAGCTGCTGGCTGAACCGCTGATCGCGCGGGATGCCAAGTCGATCGGAATGGATTGGGGTGCGAAGGAAATCGCCCTCGATGTTGGCATGGCGGGCTTGCTCGGCAGTGTTCTCGGCGGCGGAGCCGAGGCAGTCGGTGGTGGCTTACGGGTACTGAACGGCCAACCGGCGGCGCGCGAGGTGCTGGACGCCGCGTATGTCGTCGAGCGCGATGAGTGGGCGCGATCGTCTTCGCCGTTCGCCGCAACCGACGAGGGGGCCGCAGCCCATGGCGAGAGCCTGAAAGCAGCGCTTGCGGCCCTCGAAGGGGATGCGCCGCCGGTGGCCACGGTTGCGGCGCCGTTGGCGGCCCCGCGTGGGCTGGCGCAATCGAGCGGAACCGATGCGGTGAAAGCGCGGATCCGCCATTTCGAGAGCGGCGGCAAGGATGATGCGCGCAATCCCATGCCGGGCCAGACGGCCGCAGGGCGCTATCAGTTTATCGATGATACCTGGCTGGGGCTGCACAAACAGGTGTTCGGTGAAACCGGCCAGTCGCCGGCGCAGATCATCGCGCAGAAGATGGATCCCGCCGTCCAGGAACGGCTGATGGATGCTGCGCTTGGCAATTACACCGCCGCGTTTGAGCGTGCCGGCGTCGCCCCGACTGATGGCGGGCTGTACCTGATGCATTTTCTTGGGCCGAACAAAGCGCTGGAAGTGCTGCGATCGGCACCGGGCACGCCGATGGCGTCGCTGATGTCGAAGGGCGCGATTGATGCCAATCCGGGGCTGTTGAGAGGAAAGACCGCCGGCGACGTCGTGGCCGAGATGGATCGGCGGATGGCGGGGCCGCGCGGTGCCGGCGTGCCGACGGCGATGCCGGGGATGACGGCCGATCGATATCGGCCGGGCGAGCTCACCACCGATGCGGTGGCGATGCAGTACAAAGCCGGCGGCGATGTGGATGGCGTGACCGAACGGCTGCGCGGGGTGAAGCAATGGAACCCGTTGCTGTCGGGCAAGGTGATTGTCTGGGAAGATGCCGCGGGCAGGCGTGTCGTGGCTGATGGGCATCAACGCCTTGGCCTGGCCAAGCGCGCCCAGGCGGCCGATCCGGCGGCCGATATCTGGCTGGACGCCATTACGCTGCGAGAGGCGGACGGGGTGACGGCCGACCAGGCGCGCGTGTGGGCTGCGCTGAAGAATATCGCCGAAGGATCCGGCACGTCGGTCGACGCGGCCAAGGTGTTGCGTGAAGCCGGCGAAATGTTCGAGCTGCCACCGGGCGGGATCGTTCGCGATGCGCGGGCGCTGGCGCGCCTTGGCGACGAGCCGTTCGGGGCGGTCATCAACGACGTCATCACCGCCGAACAGGGCGCCGCGATCGGCCGCGTGCTGCCCGACGATGAAGCCGCCCAGCTCGCTATGGTCGACCTGCTGGCGGCGACCAATCCCACCACGGCGCTGCAGGCCGAGACAATCGTGCGCCAGGCGGTGCTCGACGGGTTCGCCAAGGCCGAGGCCCGCGCGCAGCTGACCATGTTCGGCGATGCCGATCGGCTGCAGACGCTGTTCGTCCAGCGCGCCCGCGTGCTCGAGGATGCGCGGCGTGCGCTGAAACGGGACAAGACGACGTTCCGCAACCTCGTCGACAATGCGCGGCGGATCGAAGATACCGGAAATGTTCTGGCGCGCGGCGCCAACGCGGAAAGGCTGTCCGATGCCGATCGAGCCATCCAGCTCATCACCACCCTTGCCAATCGCGACGGGCCCGTCCGCGACGCCCTCCTTGCCGCTGTCCGGCTCTATCCCAGCGCCAACCGCCGCGCCGCCGCCGTCCGCCAGTTCCTCGACGGGATCGGCGACCTCGACCTACACGCTGTCGCCCGAGGAATGGGAGAAAGCGCCGGCGATGGTCGCTTTCCTGATGGAGCAGGACGCGGGAGCGACGTTGGAGAAGAGGCACGCGGCCTGGGTGATGAACGGGCGGAAGAGCCGGGCGAAGCCTTCCTAGACTTTGACGGGGGCGCCTCACGCGCCGGTCTCGACGATCCCCACGGGCCCAAGGCGGCCGAGCTGACCCAGCTCATCGAGCATGATGTGCGGCGGATGGCGGCGGCCGAGGCGCGTCACCCCCAAACCGACGAAACGCTGGGGGCTGCGCAACAGCGCATGGCGGACCTGTTGGCGCAGTTCCCCGGTCGCGATGGCCGGGCGCCGGGCACGATCAATATTCCTGGCGCCACGCTGGACGCCACCGGAAAATCGCGCAACGATATTCGTGCCGCGATCGTCGACATGCTGCTAGCCGGCGATGACGTTGCACGCGATCGCGTTGCGCACATCGTGCTAGGGCCACCGGCGTCCGGAAAATCCAGCTTCGCCGATCCGTTGGCGGCGGCCGAGCGCGCGCGGATTATCGACAGCGATGCCGCCAAGGTGATGTTGCCCGAGTTCGAAGACGGCATTGGCGCGATGGCGGTGCATGAGGAAAGCGCGGCGCTGGCGGCCCAAGCCCGCCGCGAAGCGATGGAGCGGGGCGACAATATGGTGCTGCCGCTGGTGGGCCGTACGGCGTCGGGAATTGATGCCGCCGTGCAGGAGCTTGCGCAAAAGGGATATCGCGTCTATGTCCATCTTGTCGACCTGCCGAACGATCAGGCAGTCAGTCGCGCGATCGCCCGCTTCGAACAGACCGGGCGCCTTGTTGATCCAGACTATATCCGCGCGGTAGGCGACACACCGAAGGCCACCTTCGAGCAGATTGTGCACGAACGTGGCAAGGAACTGGCAGGCTATGTTCATGTCTCGAATGACGTCCCCGAAGGAACAGCGCCCCGCATCGTCGCTGCATCCGACCAAGAGCTTGCCCTTCGACTGGGCGGAGATCGAGGATCGGGCGGCGGAAACGGTGCGCAAGGCGGTGGCGGACAATCCGGCGGCGACCCGCGAGGAAATCTTCGGGAAAATCTTCCCGTAGATCCCAACGTCGCGGCGCTCGCGCGGCAGCGCGCAGCGCTTGGCGCAGAAGCCCCGTTGCGGCCCACGACCGACCAGGCCGGACATCATGATCTTCCCATGTTTGAGAGCGTCGAGCAGCCAGCGCTGTTCGCGATCGGCGAAACCGTGCGTGATGGAGAACGGACGCCTGATCTGCGTTCGTCCGAGGATGTTCTTGCCGAATTTGACGCTGACGAGGCGGCGATCGCGGCGGCGAAGGATTGCCTGCTATGA
- a CDS encoding phage capsid protein, whose translation MPMNSVETTRTVEYEGNIGLQLQQTETMIAQYAQTGSHTGPKVELEDLFGAAKKQRKDTRLGKTKTSDLNIERRWLAKKKEFYYNFYIDNDDQLETKIGLKGGYTMAGAATLARGKDEEWLLGFYGNALTGEEGTDVVPFKPANILPVNAGGGGNGLSIEKLIYAREYLKKRHVAVAAERPLIATTAAQQTDLLKQIEIQSADFNKKEKLTLQEGKVTSFMGFDFIELEYGDSVSFEEAAPLTVDGNGYRRVPMWVPSGMHVGTWQDYRAFVVQRPDMEFAWQIFAGRTCAATRMNEDKCFQLLCQEGT comes from the coding sequence ATGCCGATGAATTCGGTCGAAACGACCCGTACCGTTGAATATGAAGGTAATATCGGCCTGCAGCTGCAGCAGACCGAAACCATGATCGCGCAATATGCGCAGACGGGTAGCCACACGGGGCCAAAGGTTGAACTGGAAGATCTGTTCGGCGCTGCCAAAAAACAGCGTAAGGACACGCGGCTTGGCAAGACGAAGACGTCCGATCTGAATATTGAGCGGCGTTGGCTGGCGAAGAAGAAAGAGTTTTATTACAATTTCTACATTGACAATGACGATCAGCTTGAAACCAAGATCGGGTTGAAGGGCGGCTATACCATGGCCGGCGCCGCAACGCTGGCGCGCGGTAAAGACGAAGAATGGTTGCTCGGCTTCTACGGCAATGCGCTCACCGGCGAAGAGGGCACCGACGTCGTACCGTTCAAGCCCGCCAACATCCTGCCGGTCAACGCCGGCGGCGGCGGCAACGGGCTGTCGATCGAGAAGCTGATCTACGCCCGCGAATATCTGAAAAAGCGCCATGTTGCTGTGGCGGCCGAACGGCCGCTGATCGCGACGACGGCGGCGCAGCAGACCGACCTGCTCAAGCAGATCGAGATCCAGTCGGCGGACTTCAACAAGAAGGAAAAGCTGACCCTGCAAGAAGGCAAGGTCACGTCGTTCATGGGGTTCGATTTCATCGAACTGGAATATGGCGACAGTGTTTCGTTCGAAGAGGCCGCGCCGCTGACCGTTGATGGTAACGGCTATCGCCGCGTTCCGATGTGGGTGCCGAGCGGCATGCATGTCGGCACCTGGCAGGATTACCGCGCATTCGTCGTCCAGCGTCCCGACATGGAATTCGCCTGGCAGATCTTCGCCGGTCGGACGTGCGCCGCCACGCGCATGAACGAGGACAAGTGCTTCCAGCTGCTCTGCCAGGAAGGCACCTGA
- a CDS encoding glycosyl hydrolase family 28-related protein, whose product MKIVLGKISDRTIIGLPVNSPPTGRLQSRRSLKGVRMTVNSGPSSQAFSCDGATTAWSLADIQFLQPLDLLVTLVAADGARTELTEGVGYTLAGDGMANSATLTRAPADAIGNKIEVLRSTARVQKADYVSNDPFPAEAHERELDRRALIEQEQDDAHLKLDTRAVKVQDGEVAPTLAPVATRASKYAAFDVNGNWQFLDGQAPPDQILLPAGSDLVGFSHGVTYKPGTVGNRLGRMVYVTDAPYNAKGDGVANDTVAIASALFSGAAHIHFPPGTYNITSMTWILNSKLITFAVGAKIFGIATSAQNAIVRLHNFRNCRIENMALETDGAAIAPVYHQNYGCALQFTSDSGAGPTQFVTIDGLWIRYIKAGIVNGNLLGQAAQASFPQSEIFIRDYRQRGVLQPYYGNATNSYITTTGSTYVPQKFEASSSWWDDAQGFCLRNDIGEVVSIGDEFQRAVTAGFNIYGKGITIIAPIWEHTCPNYITGDVTIADIANGYFGSSSGVPFIIDPAAKGRLRLRNCNMRRPDGTASSSRSLFADCKNNDDFQVIIESTRLKEWAYQTNAGNAHLVLGGKALFRDLEIDNSQSTQPSWRLNSEPRPITAFDTTGASMATAANLTAKGGWTVTGAPAGASFNKYTADLPPGATSAIQFTTVATSMTVTTPTGTAGHPVVHAKDHIVKMQLKGIGATITNFSVAVIWYDYAGSQISVSTVFAADKARLDTNGFDTWQELRAPAAAPADAVFAAFQVVGGATSDVVITGLRLE is encoded by the coding sequence TTGAAGATCGTGCTTGGAAAGATTTCGGACAGAACTATTATTGGGCTCCCGGTGAACTCACCCCCGACCGGGCGCCTGCAATCGAGGCGCTCGCTCAAGGGGGTTAGAATGACGGTCAATTCGGGACCAAGCTCCCAGGCGTTCAGCTGCGATGGCGCCACCACCGCCTGGTCGCTCGCCGATATCCAGTTCCTGCAGCCGCTTGACCTGCTCGTCACCTTGGTGGCGGCTGACGGCGCGCGGACCGAATTGACCGAAGGGGTGGGTTACACGCTTGCCGGCGACGGCATGGCGAATTCAGCGACCCTTACCCGCGCGCCGGCGGACGCGATTGGTAACAAGATTGAGGTGCTTCGCAGCACTGCGCGGGTTCAGAAAGCTGATTATGTCAGCAACGATCCGTTCCCCGCCGAAGCCCATGAGCGGGAACTGGATCGCCGCGCGCTGATCGAGCAGGAGCAGGACGATGCGCATCTGAAACTGGATACCCGCGCGGTCAAGGTGCAGGACGGGGAAGTCGCCCCGACCCTGGCGCCGGTGGCGACGCGTGCGTCCAAATATGCGGCGTTCGACGTCAACGGGAACTGGCAGTTCCTCGACGGCCAGGCGCCGCCCGATCAGATCCTGCTGCCTGCCGGCTCCGACCTTGTCGGCTTCTCGCACGGCGTCACCTATAAGCCCGGCACGGTCGGAAACCGCCTGGGCCGGATGGTCTATGTCACCGATGCGCCATATAATGCGAAGGGCGATGGTGTCGCGAACGATACCGTCGCGATCGCGTCAGCACTCTTCAGCGGTGCTGCCCACATCCATTTTCCACCCGGCACCTACAACATCACGTCGATGACGTGGATTTTGAACAGCAAGCTGATCACGTTTGCTGTTGGTGCGAAGATTTTTGGCATTGCGACATCGGCGCAGAATGCGATCGTGCGGCTGCACAATTTTCGCAACTGCCGGATCGAGAACATGGCCCTCGAGACCGATGGGGCGGCGATCGCGCCGGTGTATCATCAGAATTATGGCTGCGCGCTGCAGTTTACTTCGGACAGCGGCGCTGGGCCGACCCAGTTCGTGACGATCGACGGCCTCTGGATCCGATACATCAAGGCGGGCATCGTCAACGGCAACCTGCTGGGCCAGGCAGCCCAGGCGTCATTCCCCCAATCAGAAATCTTCATCCGCGACTATCGCCAGCGCGGAGTGCTGCAGCCTTATTATGGCAACGCCACCAATTCTTATATCACGACCACAGGCTCGACCTACGTTCCTCAGAAATTCGAGGCGAGCAGTAGTTGGTGGGACGATGCCCAGGGTTTTTGCCTGCGCAACGATATTGGTGAAGTTGTCTCGATCGGTGACGAATTCCAGCGTGCGGTGACGGCTGGCTTCAATATTTACGGCAAGGGCATCACGATCATCGCGCCGATCTGGGAGCATACCTGCCCCAACTACATTACCGGCGATGTGACGATCGCGGACATCGCGAACGGATATTTTGGGTCCAGCTCGGGCGTGCCGTTCATCATCGACCCGGCGGCGAAAGGCCGGTTGAGGCTGCGTAACTGTAATATGCGGCGGCCGGACGGGACGGCCAGTTCGTCGCGATCGTTGTTCGCCGATTGCAAGAACAATGATGACTTCCAGGTCATCATTGAAAGCACGCGTCTCAAAGAATGGGCCTATCAGACGAATGCCGGCAACGCGCATCTTGTGTTGGGCGGCAAGGCGCTATTCCGCGATCTCGAAATCGATAATTCGCAGTCGACACAGCCTAGTTGGCGGCTCAACTCGGAGCCACGCCCGATCACAGCGTTCGACACGACCGGCGCGTCGATGGCGACGGCCGCGAACCTGACGGCGAAGGGTGGGTGGACCGTGACCGGCGCGCCTGCCGGCGCATCGTTCAACAAATACACGGCCGATCTGCCGCCCGGAGCAACGTCGGCTATCCAGTTCACCACTGTCGCCACCTCGATGACGGTGACGACCCCGACCGGCACAGCCGGGCATCCGGTGGTTCACGCCAAGGATCATATCGTCAAAATGCAGCTCAAGGGCATTGGCGCGACGATAACGAACTTCTCGGTTGCGGTGATTTGGTACGATTACGCTGGGTCGCAGATTTCGGTGTCGACTGTTTTTGCGGCGGATAAGGCTCGGCTCGACACTAATGGGTTTGATACCTGGCAGGAACTGCGTGCGCCTGCCGCTGCGCCTGCCGACGCGGTGTTCGCGGCATTTCAGGTTGTAGGCGGCGCCACCTCGGATGTGGTCATCACTGGATTGCGGTTAGAATGA
- a CDS encoding TIGR02594 family protein, translated as MAVFNHQAFFDAARSRVFGGKLSQAQVDGLNAALNVGFGISSVGRAPASAVPWLVEANKDMGLAEIPGVKHAPRILKMLVMLRYPFSDDETPWCGTAMAAWMKQAAIEPPAAGYRALNWASWGVACSPQVGAIGVKKRPEGNHVFLIVGETADKRYFKALGANQSNAVNIQDVLKEQAFAIRWPAGVPVAGIPLPVMPAGKISKAEA; from the coding sequence ATGGCGGTGTTCAATCATCAGGCGTTTTTCGATGCTGCGCGATCGCGCGTGTTTGGTGGCAAACTGTCCCAGGCGCAGGTCGACGGGCTCAATGCGGCGTTGAACGTCGGATTTGGCATTTCGTCGGTCGGGCGTGCTCCGGCATCTGCGGTTCCCTGGCTGGTCGAGGCGAATAAGGACATGGGCCTTGCCGAGATCCCCGGCGTGAAACACGCGCCCCGGATCCTGAAAATGCTGGTGATGCTGCGCTATCCGTTTTCGGATGATGAAACGCCCTGGTGCGGCACCGCGATGGCGGCCTGGATGAAACAGGCGGCTATCGAGCCGCCGGCGGCGGGCTATCGCGCGCTCAACTGGGCAAGTTGGGGTGTGGCGTGCTCGCCTCAAGTGGGCGCGATCGGCGTCAAGAAGCGTCCCGAGGGCAACCATGTTTTTCTGATCGTCGGGGAAACGGCCGACAAGCGCTATTTCAAGGCGCTGGGTGCCAACCAGTCGAACGCGGTGAACATCCAGGATGTCCTGAAAGAGCAGGCGTTCGCGATCCGTTGGCCGGCGGGCGTGCCTGTCGCCGGCATCCCGCTGCCAGTGATGCCAGCGGGCAAGATCTCAAAGGCCGAAGCATGA
- a CDS encoding portal protein — MNIPVSGSVDVDAILQRQSRMEADRANFETDWLDTARHMLPRQADFLGANATPGAKRTHRQYDGHAADSLKKCVAVVEGFTMPRGAIYQVLQPDDDELLKVHRVKLWFEEKTKLLFKLRYAPRSGFTNQSHESITSLIAFGNQGLWVDRARNGGLFYRTEHIGQLYFDEDLEGRIDVVHKKFKWSARKAYQKWGDAAPECVQKARRDRRPDAEHEYLHVLQPRHDVDPRRLDARGMPVASAYVSIADKYLIEEGGFRKMPLIASRYEKSGLEKYGRGLGQAALPWARAANTLMRSIMRAEQMRAEPPLGMPDDGVLSRMQLKPNGLTTGAVNSRGELLVKALATAGETGGAMALLEMCHNNEDAIFLVDLFEIGREAKSHVSAAAIMERSGEKGMLLAPTMGRQEVEFFAPLVDREVDCMADMGALDDMPPELIEAGGRFQIRYDTPLTRAMRSEEASGFFRTVEGVAPIAQVDNSVLDVFDFESVVRGLADVNGVPAGWMVSRETLAAKRQERATAAQSQQLLEAAPVAGKVALDLAQAGAMANAA; from the coding sequence ATGAATATTCCGGTTTCCGGTTCCGTCGATGTCGACGCGATCCTGCAGCGGCAGTCGCGGATGGAGGCCGATCGGGCGAATTTTGAGACCGATTGGCTCGACACCGCCCGACACATGCTGCCCCGACAGGCCGATTTTCTGGGGGCCAATGCGACGCCTGGGGCCAAGCGGACGCATCGTCAGTATGACGGCCACGCGGCCGACAGCCTGAAGAAATGCGTTGCGGTGGTCGAGGGGTTCACCATGCCGCGCGGCGCGATCTACCAGGTGCTGCAGCCCGACGATGATGAATTGCTGAAGGTCCATCGGGTAAAGCTGTGGTTCGAGGAAAAGACCAAGCTGCTGTTCAAGCTGCGCTATGCGCCGCGCAGCGGGTTCACCAACCAGAGCCATGAAAGCATCACCTCGCTGATCGCCTTCGGTAATCAGGGGCTGTGGGTCGACCGTGCGCGCAATGGCGGGTTGTTTTACCGGACCGAACATATCGGCCAGCTCTATTTCGACGAGGATCTCGAGGGCCGGATCGATGTCGTTCACAAGAAATTCAAATGGTCCGCGCGCAAGGCGTATCAGAAATGGGGCGATGCGGCGCCCGAGTGCGTGCAAAAGGCGCGGCGTGACCGGCGCCCGGATGCCGAGCACGAATATTTGCATGTGCTGCAGCCGCGGCATGATGTGGATCCGCGCCGGCTCGATGCGCGCGGCATGCCCGTCGCCAGCGCCTATGTCTCGATCGCCGACAAATATCTGATCGAGGAAGGCGGCTTTCGGAAGATGCCGCTGATCGCGTCGCGCTACGAGAAAAGCGGGCTCGAAAAATACGGGCGTGGCCTTGGCCAGGCGGCGTTGCCATGGGCGCGCGCGGCGAACACCTTGATGCGGTCGATCATGCGCGCCGAACAGATGCGCGCGGAACCGCCGCTGGGCATGCCCGACGATGGCGTGCTCAGCCGTATGCAATTGAAGCCGAATGGGCTGACCACGGGCGCCGTCAATTCGCGCGGCGAGCTGCTGGTGAAGGCGCTGGCCACTGCCGGCGAAACCGGCGGTGCGATGGCGCTGCTCGAGATGTGCCACAATAACGAGGATGCGATCTTCCTGGTCGACCTGTTCGAGATCGGCCGCGAGGCGAAGAGCCATGTTTCGGCGGCGGCGATCATGGAGCGATCGGGCGAGAAAGGCATGTTGCTCGCGCCGACGATGGGCCGTCAGGAAGTCGAGTTCTTCGCGCCGTTGGTCGACCGGGAAGTGGATTGCATGGCCGATATGGGGGCGCTCGACGACATGCCGCCCGAGTTGATCGAGGCCGGTGGTCGTTTCCAGATCCGGTACGACACGCCGCTCACCCGCGCCATGCGGTCCGAGGAAGCGTCGGGCTTTTTCCGCACGGTCGAAGGTGTCGCGCCGATTGCGCAGGTCGATAATTCCGTGCTGGACGTGTTCGATTTCGAAAGCGTCGTGCGCGGCCTGGCCGATGTGAACGGTGTTCCGGCGGGGTGGATGGTGTCGCGCGAAACGCTTGCAGCAAAGCGCCAGGAGCGGGCCACGGCCGCGCAGTCGCAGCAGCTGCTGGAAGCGGCCCCAGTGGCGGGCAAGGTTGCGCTGGATCTGGCGCAGGCGGGGGCGATGGCCAATGCAGCCTGA